In Arthrobacter citreus, a single genomic region encodes these proteins:
- a CDS encoding sigma 54-interacting transcriptional regulator gives MVKMSLTLITGSVKTKQALYSQLSHLLGDYLSIKSYSIEEGFDFELKDDIILYSSNEAKIESEKMSHIHAKNVVVGKRTPNHENLDKLLRITRETKVLVVNDDYNSTIELIQSLYQLGINHLDYFPYKLDQVYYPDINIAISPGEIHLCPHHINEVIDIGVRLFDMTTILQIVEYCHLDKAIASLISEKYIRNIIELQRKLILAEHETKIVNEHIQNVVDAVDDGILAIDKFSTITVFNDRLAALYQISTENAVGKKIDQIISQQIIKEFILNGEEESKFFTINKVDIVIYRFFIKEEDRVVATFKSVNQAVEIEKTAQREFRNQGFYARYDFDDIIGEHQSIVKCMAIAKKLAVAEHPILIQGETGTGKELFAHSIHQHSPRKNGPFLAVNCSAFTESLLESELFGYEEGTFTGAKKGGKKGLFEMADGGTIFLDEIGDISLNVQSHLLRVLQEQEIRRIGGRKIIPINVRVIAATNKNIQQKISEGAFRTDLFYRLNVLSLFIPPLRLRRSDIPLLTKHFITKSGKWIPMQNDVLEDLLLRDWFGNIRELKGMIDYMLTVCDGHIISKNDFPHHIVSDLNKSTDLETNVFKMPTSILELKEHIIILKAIKQYNDLGKSASREFISNSSKKSGTFLTTQQIRLRLDHLESVGFITKGRGRAGTKITTDGVDYLQHLMSKSIQSEKNIEG, from the coding sequence ATTGTGAAAATGTCTCTAACATTAATAACAGGAAGTGTAAAAACAAAGCAGGCATTGTATAGTCAACTTTCACATTTGTTAGGAGACTATCTATCAATAAAAAGTTATTCAATTGAAGAAGGATTTGATTTTGAATTAAAGGATGATATTATCCTTTATTCATCAAATGAAGCAAAAATAGAGTCAGAAAAAATGTCTCATATTCATGCGAAGAATGTAGTGGTTGGGAAAAGAACTCCTAATCATGAAAACTTAGACAAGCTCTTAAGGATTACTAGAGAAACAAAAGTACTAGTAGTTAATGATGACTATAATTCTACAATTGAGCTGATTCAGTCTTTGTATCAATTGGGTATTAATCACTTGGACTATTTTCCGTACAAATTAGATCAAGTCTATTATCCTGACATAAATATAGCGATTTCCCCGGGTGAAATTCATCTATGTCCACATCATATAAATGAAGTCATTGATATTGGCGTACGTCTTTTTGATATGACGACGATCTTGCAAATTGTTGAATACTGTCATCTGGATAAAGCAATCGCTTCCTTAATTTCAGAGAAATACATCCGAAATATAATTGAATTGCAAAGAAAGCTCATACTTGCAGAGCATGAAACCAAAATAGTAAATGAACATATTCAAAATGTCGTTGATGCAGTTGATGATGGTATTTTAGCAATTGATAAATTTAGTACAATTACAGTGTTTAATGATCGATTGGCGGCACTTTATCAAATATCAACTGAAAACGCGGTAGGGAAAAAGATTGATCAAATCATTTCGCAGCAAATAATTAAAGAATTTATTTTAAATGGAGAAGAAGAAAGTAAGTTTTTTACAATAAATAAGGTTGATATTGTAATCTATCGATTTTTTATTAAAGAAGAAGATAGAGTTGTAGCGACGTTTAAAAGTGTGAATCAAGCAGTTGAAATCGAAAAAACAGCACAAAGAGAGTTTAGAAACCAAGGATTTTATGCCAGATATGATTTTGATGATATTATCGGTGAACATCAGTCGATTGTTAAATGCATGGCAATCGCGAAAAAGCTTGCGGTTGCTGAACATCCCATCTTAATTCAAGGTGAAACAGGGACGGGAAAAGAACTTTTTGCACATTCTATCCATCAACACTCACCTAGGAAGAATGGACCGTTTTTGGCAGTGAATTGTAGCGCGTTTACCGAGAGCTTACTAGAGAGTGAATTGTTTGGCTATGAAGAAGGGACTTTCACAGGAGCTAAAAAGGGCGGAAAAAAAGGCCTTTTTGAAATGGCAGATGGAGGCACTATTTTCTTAGATGAAATAGGAGACATTAGTTTGAACGTTCAGTCACATTTATTACGGGTTCTACAAGAACAGGAAATTCGTAGAATAGGTGGTAGGAAAATTATCCCGATTAATGTTCGAGTGATTGCAGCTACGAATAAGAATATTCAACAAAAAATATCAGAAGGTGCATTTCGTACGGACCTATTTTACCGACTGAACGTTTTAAGTCTTTTTATTCCTCCATTGCGTCTAAGAAGGAGTGATATACCATTATTAACAAAGCATTTTATAACGAAAAGTGGTAAGTGGATCCCGATGCAGAATGATGTATTAGAAGATTTATTGTTACGCGATTGGTTTGGTAATATTCGAGAATTAAAAGGTATGATCGATTATATGCTGACGGTTTGTGATGGACATATTATTAGTAAGAATGATTTTCCACATCATATTGTTTCAGATTTAAACAAATCAACTGATCTAGAAACAAATGTATTTAAAATGCCGACTAGTATCCTTGAATTAAAAGAACATATTATTATTCTAAAAGCAATAAAACAATATAATGATTTAGGCAAATCTGCAAGCCGAGAATTTATTTCAAATAGTAGTAAAAAATCAGGCACATTTTTAACAACTCAACAAATTAGGCTTCGTTTAGATCATTTGGAATCAGTTGGGTTTATAACAAAAGGTAGGGGTAGAGCAGGTACAAAAATCACTACAGATGGTGTAGATTACTTGCAGCATCTTATGTCAAAATCGATACAATCCGAAAAAAATATAGAAGGTTAA
- a CDS encoding YfcC family protein, with the protein MNQLQSQEMIPKTIAKKERTTNVFALLLIILAVATILTHFLPSGEYARIERAGHTTVDPNSFKWIKSTPVSFFEMTKAIHLGMVEAANIIFFILIIGGFFGVLNATGTVKVLISTMAKKLASREKLLIPIMMFFFAIGGSLMGMAEETLAYIPLLIPLALALGFDTITGTAIVLVGASSGFTTAIMNPFTVGIAQGIAELPTFSGIGFRLVLFVIVYLVSVLFVYRYAMKVLKNPTIGIYGKYSPEQTNLFLTSKEKLTSRHKLIFMAFLINYIVLAFGVIKYQWYITEIAALFIILTVVIGIIGKLSIDHLVKSFTQGSASLITGALIIGVSRAIVVVLNQGHIVDPMLHEVSEGIKQIPSYLSVIGMYNFQTAIHFILASGSGHAMLTMPIMAPLADLLDITRQTAVLSFSFADGIGNIIFPTAGTLMAGLAIAGIPWTKWAKWIFPLVFLQYLIGLIAVLVAHFIHYGPF; encoded by the coding sequence ATGAATCAACTACAATCACAGGAAATGATACCTAAAACTATAGCTAAAAAAGAAAGAACAACAAATGTTTTTGCATTATTACTTATCATTTTAGCAGTCGCGACAATCCTTACTCATTTTTTACCTTCGGGTGAATATGCACGAATTGAACGAGCTGGGCATACTACAGTGGATCCAAATTCTTTTAAATGGATTAAGTCTACACCAGTAAGCTTTTTTGAAATGACAAAAGCAATTCATTTAGGAATGGTAGAAGCTGCAAATATCATCTTTTTTATTTTAATTATCGGCGGATTTTTTGGAGTATTAAATGCTACTGGAACAGTTAAAGTATTAATTTCGACAATGGCAAAAAAGTTAGCTTCTCGTGAAAAGCTGTTAATCCCGATTATGATGTTTTTCTTTGCTATAGGAGGTTCTTTAATGGGGATGGCTGAAGAAACATTAGCCTATATTCCATTATTAATTCCGCTAGCACTCGCGTTAGGTTTTGACACAATTACAGGAACGGCAATTGTATTAGTTGGTGCATCTTCAGGTTTTACAACAGCAATAATGAATCCTTTCACAGTTGGAATTGCACAAGGGATAGCTGAACTACCTACCTTTTCAGGAATTGGCTTTCGACTAGTATTATTCGTAATTGTTTATCTTGTTTCAGTCCTATTCGTCTACCGTTATGCAATGAAGGTATTGAAAAATCCTACCATAGGAATTTATGGCAAGTACTCACCGGAACAAACAAATTTGTTTTTAACATCTAAAGAAAAACTCACTTCAAGACATAAACTAATTTTCATGGCATTTCTAATCAATTATATCGTTCTAGCTTTTGGCGTAATAAAGTACCAATGGTATATAACAGAAATTGCTGCCTTGTTTATCATTCTAACTGTTGTAATTGGAATCATAGGAAAATTATCGATTGATCATCTCGTTAAATCATTTACTCAAGGCTCTGCTTCATTAATAACCGGTGCACTCATTATTGGCGTTTCGCGCGCAATAGTAGTGGTTTTAAACCAAGGTCATATCGTTGACCCAATGCTTCATGAGGTTTCAGAAGGAATTAAGCAGATCCCCTCTTACTTAAGTGTTATTGGAATGTATAATTTCCAAACTGCCATCCACTTTATATTAGCCTCAGGGAGTGGACATGCAATGTTAACAATGCCGATTATGGCACCGCTAGCTGACCTATTAGACATAACGCGTCAAACCGCTGTCTTATCTTTCTCCTTTGCAGATGGAATCGGAAACATCATTTTCCCAACAGCAGGTACATTAATGGCAGGACTGGCAATTGCAGGGATTCCGTGGACTAAATGGGCTAAATGGATTTTCCCATTAGTATTTCTTCAATATTTGATTGGATTAATAGCAGTGCTGGTCGCTCACTTTATTCACTACGGCCCATTTTAA
- a CDS encoding beta-aspartyl-peptidase, producing MLTLIKNGQVYTPHSIGRKDILIAGGKIILIGDCIPLPPDSYNCNLIDATNNIVVPGFIDSHVHIIGGGGEGGFKTRTPELMLTSATSAGVTTLVGLLGTDGTTRRIESLLAKARGLEEEGITCYIHTGSYHVPVKTLTSKIEDDIILIDKIIGVGEIAISDHRSSEPTFEELVKIATAARNGGILSSKAGVLEIHVGDGSDKLSLLHEIIDKTNIPMRHFHPTHINRNEELFESGIQYALRGGYVDFTTSTIPQFLEEGEVKCSKALRLMLDHGVPIGNITFSSDAQASLPYFDKNGEYLGLQVGKMSSLFQEVKDAILEEAIPLETAIQVITSNPAQVLKLPQKGCLQVGKDADLVLLRQDNLEIETVIANGKIMLEKGIPIVKGTFE from the coding sequence TTGTTAACTTTAATAAAAAACGGTCAAGTATACACACCACATTCGATTGGTCGCAAAGACATACTCATTGCGGGCGGAAAAATTATCTTAATAGGGGATTGTATTCCACTACCTCCAGACTCATACAATTGCAACTTAATAGATGCTACCAACAATATTGTAGTACCTGGTTTTATTGATTCACATGTTCATATTATCGGTGGTGGAGGTGAAGGCGGCTTCAAAACACGCACGCCAGAACTCATGTTAACTTCTGCTACTTCTGCAGGTGTCACTACTCTGGTTGGTTTACTTGGTACAGATGGAACAACAAGAAGAATAGAAAGTCTTCTTGCAAAGGCAAGAGGTTTAGAGGAAGAAGGAATTACATGTTATATTCATACAGGTTCTTATCATGTCCCCGTAAAAACATTAACGAGTAAAATTGAAGATGACATCATATTAATTGATAAAATAATTGGTGTCGGTGAGATCGCTATTTCAGATCATCGTTCATCTGAGCCCACATTTGAAGAATTGGTGAAAATCGCTACTGCCGCACGAAATGGTGGGATTTTGTCTAGTAAGGCTGGAGTATTGGAAATTCATGTGGGCGATGGATCAGATAAACTCTCACTATTACATGAAATAATTGATAAAACAAACATCCCAATGCGTCATTTCCATCCTACACATATTAATCGTAATGAAGAGTTATTTGAATCAGGAATTCAATACGCATTAAGAGGTGGATATGTCGATTTTACAACGAGTACAATCCCTCAGTTTTTAGAGGAAGGTGAGGTCAAGTGTAGCAAAGCATTGCGATTGATGCTCGATCACGGTGTACCTATTGGGAATATTACCTTCTCATCTGATGCACAGGCAAGTCTCCCTTATTTCGATAAAAATGGTGAGTATCTTGGCCTTCAAGTCGGAAAGATGTCCTCTCTTTTCCAAGAAGTAAAAGATGCAATATTAGAGGAAGCAATTCCATTAGAAACAGCTATTCAAGTGATCACATCCAATCCTGCACAAGTGCTAAAGCTGCCTCAAAAAGGCTGTTTACAAGTAGGTAAGGATGCAGACCTTGTATTATTACGACAAGATAATTTGGAAATTGAGACTGTTATTGCAAATGGCAAGATTATGTTAGAGAAAGGAATTCCGATCGTTAAAGGAACATTCGAGTAA
- a CDS encoding M20 family metallopeptidase: MTVKTETHRDQIVKSIEKLKETYIQISHQIHEKPEIGNQEFFASETHTKTLVEAGFDVTRNIAGHETGFVARKKSTKQGPTIAFLAEYDALPGLGHACGHNIIGTTSVAAGIALAEVISETGGEVVIFGTPAEEGGPNGSAKGSFVKNGLLEDVDASLMLHPSGKTGLTSPSLAVDPLDFHFYGRAAHAAGSPEHGINALDAVIQLFNGINALRQQLTSDVRIHGIITHGGDAPNIIPEYASARFFIRASTWKHAEEVSNKIRNIAEGAALATGSTVKIERFQNEVHDFIINQSLDRIVGEELALLGETISGKNGGIGSTDAGNVSHVVPTSHAYIKIGPDDLVAHTNEFREAARSLQGDHALITGAKALALTGYRLITDKNLLEKVQTEFQQTEK, encoded by the coding sequence ATGACAGTCAAAACTGAAACACATAGAGACCAAATTGTGAAAAGTATTGAGAAATTAAAAGAAACATACATTCAGATTAGTCATCAAATTCATGAGAAACCTGAAATAGGCAATCAAGAGTTTTTTGCTTCAGAAACTCACACTAAAACATTAGTCGAAGCAGGTTTTGATGTAACACGTAATATCGCCGGACATGAAACAGGTTTTGTAGCACGAAAAAAATCGACTAAGCAAGGCCCAACGATTGCCTTTTTGGCAGAATACGATGCACTGCCTGGTCTTGGTCATGCATGTGGACATAATATTATTGGGACTACGAGTGTGGCTGCAGGAATTGCCCTCGCCGAAGTTATTTCCGAGACAGGGGGAGAGGTTGTTATATTTGGAACTCCTGCAGAGGAGGGGGGACCAAATGGAAGTGCAAAAGGTAGTTTTGTAAAAAACGGATTATTAGAAGACGTTGATGCATCTCTTATGCTTCACCCAAGTGGTAAAACAGGATTAACAAGCCCATCTCTTGCAGTAGATCCATTGGACTTCCACTTTTATGGTAGAGCGGCCCATGCGGCTGGTTCACCAGAACATGGAATTAATGCACTAGATGCCGTAATCCAATTATTTAATGGAATAAATGCCCTTCGTCAGCAACTTACTAGTGATGTACGAATCCACGGAATTATTACTCACGGAGGTGATGCGCCTAATATTATTCCGGAATATGCTTCAGCGAGATTCTTTATCCGCGCTAGTACATGGAAGCATGCAGAGGAAGTATCCAATAAGATTCGTAATATTGCCGAAGGAGCTGCACTTGCGACTGGTAGTACTGTGAAAATTGAAAGATTCCAAAATGAAGTTCACGATTTTATTATCAATCAATCACTTGATCGCATCGTAGGTGAAGAATTAGCTTTATTAGGAGAAACAATCAGTGGCAAAAACGGAGGAATTGGATCGACTGACGCTGGTAATGTCAGCCATGTTGTTCCGACTTCCCACGCATATATAAAAATTGGACCGGATGATTTAGTAGCTCATACGAATGAATTCCGTGAAGCTGCTAGGTCGCTACAAGGTGATCACGCTCTAATCACGGGTGCAAAGGCATTGGCTTTAACGGGTTACCGATTAATTACTGATAAAAATCTTTTAGAAAAGGTACAAACTGAATTTCAGCAAACTGAAAAATAG
- a CDS encoding MetQ/NlpA family ABC transporter substrate-binding protein: MKKFFSIFAIVLLTVSVLAACGSKESSGNGKKTIKIGINGDDGELWRIVQKQVKNDGIKLKIISFSDYVQPNTALNDGSLDLNAFQTITYMNQFKKDHNLDISAIGSTVIAPMGIYSHKYKNLNDIPDGATITIPNDVTNAGRALKLLQSSKLISLVDNFDPKGSIEQIKENPKHLKIKPIAAGQTARSLDDVGAAIINNGFAVQAGLDPAKDPLYKEDPNDKSAMPYINVIASRTKDKNDKDYLKIVKAYQSKEVHDYIIKRDKGATVPVVITIGKIKNL, encoded by the coding sequence ATGAAAAAGTTTTTTAGTATTTTTGCAATAGTATTATTAACAGTTTCGGTATTAGCAGCATGTGGTTCTAAAGAATCATCAGGTAATGGAAAAAAAACAATTAAGATTGGAATAAACGGTGATGACGGTGAACTTTGGAGAATTGTCCAAAAACAAGTCAAAAATGATGGCATTAAGTTGAAAATCATTTCTTTTTCAGATTATGTACAGCCAAACACAGCACTTAATGATGGTAGTCTTGATTTAAATGCTTTTCAAACAATCACATATATGAACCAATTTAAAAAGGATCATAATTTAGATATTTCTGCGATTGGTTCGACTGTTATTGCTCCAATGGGAATTTATTCTCATAAATATAAAAATCTAAATGATATACCAGATGGTGCAACGATTACCATTCCAAATGACGTAACGAATGCAGGGCGTGCACTTAAACTATTACAATCTTCAAAGTTAATTAGTTTAGTAGATAATTTTGATCCAAAAGGAAGTATTGAGCAAATTAAAGAGAATCCTAAGCATCTAAAAATCAAACCTATTGCTGCAGGTCAAACAGCTAGATCATTAGATGATGTAGGAGCAGCTATCATTAATAATGGTTTTGCTGTTCAAGCCGGATTAGATCCTGCAAAAGACCCGCTTTATAAAGAAGATCCAAATGATAAATCCGCTATGCCATATATTAATGTTATTGCATCACGTACAAAGGATAAAAATGACAAGGATTATTTGAAAATTGTGAAGGCATACCAATCGAAAGAAGTTCATGATTACATTATTAAACGTGACAAAGGTGCAACAGTTCCGGTTGTTATTACGATTGGGAAAATTAAAAATTTATAA
- a CDS encoding ABC transporter permease, giving the protein MELNWEFFWPQFLQACNETFLTVLGSFIFGTIIGLPLGIILVVTRPGHIMANRPVFTVLNTIINILRSVPFIILLVAIIPFTRLITGTSIGVVAAIVPLSIFVGPYLARLIENSMLEVDKGVLETAYAMGATKFQIITKFILPEAIPSLILSFTTATIGLIGSTAAAGAVGAGGLGDLAITYGYQRFETIVIIITVVLLVFIVQIIQSLGNTWSRYVRRKRG; this is encoded by the coding sequence ATGGAGCTTAATTGGGAATTTTTCTGGCCACAGTTTCTGCAAGCATGCAATGAAACATTTCTGACAGTACTCGGTTCATTTATTTTTGGAACAATTATAGGTTTGCCATTAGGTATTATCTTAGTTGTAACAAGACCTGGACATATAATGGCAAACAGACCCGTATTTACGGTGTTAAATACTATTATTAATATTTTGCGATCTGTGCCATTTATCATTTTACTAGTTGCCATTATTCCGTTTACTAGATTAATAACTGGAACATCAATTGGTGTAGTTGCGGCAATCGTTCCGCTATCAATTTTCGTTGGACCTTATTTGGCAAGATTGATTGAGAATTCAATGCTAGAAGTAGATAAAGGAGTGCTGGAAACAGCCTATGCAATGGGAGCTACAAAGTTTCAAATTATTACTAAGTTTATTCTACCTGAGGCGATCCCATCGTTAATATTGTCATTTACAACAGCAACGATTGGGCTAATTGGTTCAACCGCAGCAGCGGGTGCTGTTGGGGCTGGCGGTTTAGGTGACTTAGCGATTACATATGGTTATCAACGATTTGAAACAATCGTTATTATCATCACAGTAGTATTGCTAGTATTCATTGTTCAAATCATTCAAAGCTTAGGAAATACGTGGTCAAGATATGTGAGGAGGAAAAGAGGATGA
- a CDS encoding ATP-binding cassette domain-containing protein, protein MIEIKNVSKVYPGRPPIKALNNINMKIEKGEIYGIIGFSGAGKSTLIRCLNRLEEPTEGTVLIDGLDLMALNDEQLRKTRRKIGVIFQHFNLLSAKTVFDNIAMPLYLEGKKKGDVQKKVMELIEFVGLSGKQDVYPGHLSGGQKQRVGIARALVTDPDVLLCDEATSALDPETTKNVLDLLRKVNKSYNLTIFLITHEMSVIRDLCDKVAVIENGEIVEEGHVYDVFTSPQKSITKNFVNTVLQHEVPPKLSNSLAKGKYYQLVFLGEKAANPLLSEVLKKFDIHLNILYGSITELQERPYGNLLVALEGTEDESEKAIKYILEKGIDVKAVELNGA, encoded by the coding sequence TTGATTGAGATTAAAAACGTCTCCAAGGTTTATCCTGGAAGGCCACCAATTAAAGCGCTAAATAATATTAATATGAAAATTGAAAAGGGGGAGATTTATGGAATCATTGGCTTTTCGGGAGCAGGTAAAAGTACATTGATTCGCTGTTTAAATAGACTTGAAGAACCAACAGAAGGAACAGTTCTGATTGATGGTTTAGACTTGATGGCTTTGAACGATGAACAGTTACGTAAGACGCGTAGAAAAATTGGCGTTATATTCCAGCACTTTAATCTTCTTTCAGCGAAAACGGTTTTTGATAATATAGCAATGCCGCTTTACCTTGAAGGAAAGAAGAAAGGTGATGTTCAAAAAAAGGTAATGGAATTAATTGAATTTGTTGGACTTTCGGGGAAACAAGATGTTTATCCAGGGCATTTATCGGGAGGACAAAAGCAAAGAGTGGGAATAGCAAGGGCATTAGTAACAGACCCAGACGTTCTGCTTTGCGATGAGGCAACATCAGCATTGGACCCAGAAACAACGAAGAATGTACTGGATCTTTTAAGGAAGGTAAATAAATCCTATAATCTTACCATTTTCCTAATTACGCATGAAATGAGTGTCATTCGTGATTTATGTGACAAAGTTGCCGTCATTGAGAATGGAGAAATTGTTGAAGAAGGCCATGTGTACGATGTTTTTACGAGTCCACAAAAAAGCATTACAAAAAATTTCGTTAACACTGTATTACAACATGAGGTACCCCCTAAGTTATCGAACTCATTGGCAAAGGGAAAATATTATCAATTAGTCTTTTTAGGAGAAAAGGCAGCCAATCCTCTATTATCAGAGGTTCTTAAAAAGTTCGATATTCACCTAAACATTCTTTATGGATCTATTACAGAGCTACAGGAAAGACCTTATGGTAATTTGCTTGTTGCGCTAGAGGGAACAGAAGATGAAAGTGAAAAAGCTATTAAATATATTTTGGAAAAAGGAATAGATGTAAAGGCGGTTGAGTTAAATGGAGCTTAA
- a CDS encoding GapA-binding peptide SR1P produces MQILICKECEETIEYAEYKKVVKIYSTCEHCKTEESTSTLK; encoded by the coding sequence ATGCAAATTTTAATCTGTAAAGAATGTGAAGAAACCATTGAGTACGCGGAGTATAAAAAAGTAGTAAAAATCTATTCAACATGCGAACATTGCAAAACCGAAGAAAGTACTTCAACTTTAAAATAA
- a CDS encoding sulfite exporter TauE/SafE family protein, whose protein sequence is MDWTLILVLFLVGFIGSFISGMVGIGGAIINYPMLLFVPPLLGFASFTSHQVSGISAVQVVFATLGGVLSYRKSGYLNKRVILSMGISVLIGSFLGGFGSNLLSEHGINLVYGILAVIAVVLMFIPRKEIEMAENGQISINIWLAAGLAFVVGTSAGIVGAGGAFLLVPIMLTILKIPTRITIASSLAITFISSIGVTIGKVSTGQVTILPTIIVVIASLIASPLGAKIGKKTKTQVLRGILAVLIGFTALKIWFTIIKTWIT, encoded by the coding sequence TTGGACTGGACCTTAATTTTAGTACTGTTTTTAGTGGGCTTTATCGGTTCTTTCATCTCAGGCATGGTAGGGATAGGTGGAGCGATTATAAACTATCCAATGCTTTTATTTGTTCCTCCATTATTAGGATTTGCATCTTTCACTTCTCATCAAGTTTCGGGGATCAGTGCCGTACAAGTAGTATTTGCAACTTTAGGTGGAGTATTAAGCTATCGTAAAAGTGGCTACTTAAATAAACGAGTTATATTAAGTATGGGAATTAGTGTACTAATCGGAAGTTTTCTTGGTGGATTCGGCTCAAATTTACTTTCAGAGCATGGGATTAATCTTGTTTACGGTATTTTAGCAGTGATTGCGGTCGTTTTAATGTTCATTCCTAGAAAAGAGATTGAAATGGCAGAAAATGGTCAAATTTCAATTAATATTTGGCTTGCGGCGGGTTTAGCATTTGTCGTTGGTACTAGTGCTGGTATAGTTGGAGCAGGCGGAGCATTTCTTTTAGTACCAATCATGCTAACAATCTTAAAAATACCAACACGAATTACAATTGCTTCCTCATTAGCGATTACATTCATTTCTTCAATAGGTGTAACAATCGGTAAAGTCTCTACTGGTCAAGTTACAATTTTGCCTACTATTATCGTTGTAATTGCCAGTTTAATTGCTTCACCATTAGGAGCAAAAATAGGCAAAAAAACAAAAACGCAGGTTTTACGAGGAATTTTAGCAGTGTTAATCGGATTTACTGCGTTGAAAATTTGGTTTACGATTATTAAAACATGGATTACTTGA
- a CDS encoding sulfurtransferase TusA family protein produces MESTKLLDAKGLACPIPIVKTRKAIAEIGVGDVLEIHVTDKGAKNDLAAWAKSGGHELLEYVEENNVLKFWIKKG; encoded by the coding sequence ATGGAATCTACAAAATTATTAGATGCAAAAGGCTTAGCATGCCCAATCCCAATTGTAAAAACAAGAAAAGCAATTGCAGAGATTGGTGTTGGTGACGTACTAGAAATTCATGTTACAGATAAAGGGGCTAAAAATGATCTAGCAGCTTGGGCTAAATCAGGTGGTCATGAATTACTAGAATATGTAGAAGAAAATAATGTATTAAAATTTTGGATCAAAAAAGGATAA
- a CDS encoding MBL fold metallo-hydrolase, translating to MTVTSMSAEEITKKIMNKEELFMLDVRNTDDYNDWKIEGFNFEHLNIPYFDLLDGVEDILHNIPSNKEVLVVCAKEGSSIMVAEMLSDEGLDVAYLAGGMKEWSEYLEPVKIAELKNGGELYQFVRIGKGCLSYMIISNGEAAIIDSTRMTDIYIDFANKKNAKITHVLDTHLHADHISGGRKIAELTDATYWLSSKDASDVTFEYRSLEDGNKIMIGESSISIEALYSPGHTIGSTSFVVDDSFLLSGDILFIDSIGRPDLAGMAEDWVGDLRETLYKKYRNLSTELIVLPSHFMVVGELNEDGSVYKKLGYLFAENHGLNIEDENEFRRTVTENLPPQPNSYQEIREMNMGKIDLDEETQREMEIGPNRCAVR from the coding sequence ATGACAGTCACTTCAATGTCTGCAGAAGAAATTACAAAAAAAATAATGAATAAAGAAGAGTTATTTATGTTAGATGTTCGAAATACTGACGACTATAATGACTGGAAAATTGAAGGTTTTAATTTTGAACATTTAAATATACCTTATTTTGATTTACTTGATGGGGTTGAGGATATTTTACATAATATCCCTTCAAATAAAGAAGTCTTAGTAGTGTGTGCGAAAGAAGGATCTTCTATTATGGTCGCGGAGATGCTTTCAGACGAGGGATTAGATGTAGCTTATCTTGCAGGTGGAATGAAAGAGTGGAGCGAGTATCTAGAACCAGTAAAAATTGCAGAGTTAAAAAATGGTGGAGAACTATATCAATTTGTGAGAATCGGTAAAGGATGTTTATCTTACATGATTATCTCAAATGGAGAAGCTGCTATTATCGATTCAACTCGAATGACGGATATTTACATCGATTTTGCAAACAAGAAAAACGCTAAAATTACACATGTATTAGATACTCACCTTCACGCAGACCATATTTCAGGTGGAAGAAAAATTGCTGAGTTAACGGACGCAACATACTGGTTATCTTCAAAAGATGCATCAGACGTAACTTTTGAATATAGATCATTAGAAGATGGAAATAAAATAATGATTGGTGAGTCATCAATTAGTATTGAGGCTTTATATTCACCAGGCCATACAATCGGTTCAACATCATTTGTAGTTGACGACAGCTTCCTTCTTTCCGGTGATATTTTATTTATCGATTCAATTGGAAGACCTGATCTAGCTGGGATGGCGGAAGATTGGGTAGGTGATCTGCGTGAGACACTTTATAAAAAATATCGAAACTTATCAACGGAATTAATCGTACTCCCATCACACTTCATGGTAGTTGGCGAATTAAATGAAGATGGTAGTGTTTATAAAAAACTTGGCTATTTATTTGCTGAGAATCATGGCTTGAACATTGAAGATGAGAACGAATTTAGAAGAACAGTTACCGAGAATTTACCACCACAACCAAACTCATATCAAGAAATTCGTGAAATGAATATGGGAAAAATAGATTTAGACGAAGAAACGCAAAGAGAAATGGAAATTGGTCCAAATCGATGTGCGGTAAGATAA